One genomic segment of Clavelina lepadiformis chromosome 3, kaClaLepa1.1, whole genome shotgun sequence includes these proteins:
- the LOC143449763 gene encoding 3 beta-hydroxysteroid dehydrogenase type 7-like isoform X2: MTLYMKRYLVVGAGGRLGRSFIEVLCKNNIDCVTDLRLLYVDYTGTILEEQKVLCAVLEDVDVVIHLEEVVDYEGQVTAEKMWRVNVQAVSNLLEVCCQKNVRHLVYTSSVRAIGPNSNREPMHFGNEKTHYEIDHVTEYGYTKYKAEKLVLSASGRRLQNSKHFHTCSLRLPTIYGGLDDPIILQVIYRHHKSKVIFTPCDPNHAQVHMRIENAAWAHVLAAKAIQENPYFLRGCVYYVGDNTPNMSYDQLAARFLESSGFELSYRKGKIPFWLFYCGVILLYYVTILINMFGRIFGKTVKEPVSPTYLKTACVPFTFSHKKFSKRFYYQPLLSWKESFLLTQMEVESIYNQLMEEESNEK; the protein is encoded by the exons ATGACCTTGTACATGAAAAGATACCTGGTTGTTGGGGCAGGAGGGCGACTGGGCAGGAGTTTTATTGAAGTgttatgcaaaaataacatCGATTGCGTCACCGATTTGAGACTATTGTATGTTGATTACACTGGAACCATCCTCGAAGAGCAAAAAGTCTTGTGTGCAG TACTCGAAGATGTCGATGTGGTGATTCACTTAGAAGAAGTGGTAGATTATGAAGGTCAGGTTACAGCTGAAAAGATGTGGCGAGTTAATGTTCAAG CTGTTAGCAATCTACTGGAGGTTTGTTGCCAGAAAAACGTTAGACATTTAGTCTACACCAGCTCCGTCAGGGCGATCGGACCGAATTCCAACCGAGAACCTATGCACTTTGGAAACGAGAAAACGCATTACGAGATCGATCACGTAACCGAGTATGGGTACACCAAGTACAAAGCCGAGAAACTTGTGCTGAGTGCAAGCGGCCGGCGTCTGCAGAACTCTAAG CATTTCCATACTTGTTCCTTAAGGCTACCTACCATTTATGGTGGCCTCGATGATCCAATCATATTGCAGGTAATCTATAGACATCACaaaagtaaagttatttttacacCTTGTGACCCGAACCACGCGCAAGTTCATATGCGGATCGAGAACGCAGCCTGGGCGCACGTGTTGGCAGCAAAAGCAATTCAG GAGAACCCATACTTTCTACGTGGCTGTGTTTACTACGTTGGAGACAACACGCCTAACATGTCTTATGATCAGCTTGCGGCGAGATTTCTTGAATCTTCCGGTTTCGAACTTTCCTATCGTAAAGGGAAAATTCCGTTTTGGCTCTTTTATTGTGGCGTCATACTGCTGTACTACGTCACCATCCTGATTAACATGTTTGGaagaatttttggaaaaactgTGAAG GAACCGGTCAGTCCAACGTATTTGAAGACGGCGTGCGTTCCTTTCACTTTCTCTCACAAAAAGTTCAGCAAACGCTTCTATTACCAGCCGTTGCTATCGTGGAAGGAATCTTTTCTCCTAACTCAGATGGAAGTCGAAAGCATTTACAACCAACTGATGGAAGAAgaatcaaatgaaaaataa
- the LOC143449763 gene encoding 3 beta-hydroxysteroid dehydrogenase type 7-like isoform X4 yields MLITLEPSSKSKKSCVQVCTAANISVEWMVVDITRREILYTVLEDVDVVIHLEEVVDYEGQVTAEKMWRVNVQAVSNLLEVCCQKNVRHLVYTSSVRAIGPNSNREPMHFGNEKTHYEIDHVTEYGYTKYKAEKLVLSASGRRLQNSKHFHTCSLRLPTIYGGLDDPIILQVIYRHHKSKVIFTPCDPNHAQVHMRIENAAWAHVLAAKAIQENPYFLRGCVYYVGDNTPNMSYDQLAARFLESSGFELSYRKGKIPFWLFYCGVILLYYVTILINMFGRIFGKTVKEPVSPTYLKTACVPFTFSHKKFSKRFYYQPLLSWKESFLLTQMEVESIYNQLMEEESNEK; encoded by the exons ATGTTGATTACACTGGAACCATCCTCGAAGAGCAAAAAGTCTTGTGTGCAGGTGTGTACAG CTGCCAATATCAGCGTGGAGTGGATGGTGGTGGACATAACAAGGAGAGAAATTTTGTACACAGTACTCGAAGATGTCGATGTGGTGATTCACTTAGAAGAAGTGGTAGATTATGAAGGTCAGGTTACAGCTGAAAAGATGTGGCGAGTTAATGTTCAAG CTGTTAGCAATCTACTGGAGGTTTGTTGCCAGAAAAACGTTAGACATTTAGTCTACACCAGCTCCGTCAGGGCGATCGGACCGAATTCCAACCGAGAACCTATGCACTTTGGAAACGAGAAAACGCATTACGAGATCGATCACGTAACCGAGTATGGGTACACCAAGTACAAAGCCGAGAAACTTGTGCTGAGTGCAAGCGGCCGGCGTCTGCAGAACTCTAAG CATTTCCATACTTGTTCCTTAAGGCTACCTACCATTTATGGTGGCCTCGATGATCCAATCATATTGCAGGTAATCTATAGACATCACaaaagtaaagttatttttacacCTTGTGACCCGAACCACGCGCAAGTTCATATGCGGATCGAGAACGCAGCCTGGGCGCACGTGTTGGCAGCAAAAGCAATTCAG GAGAACCCATACTTTCTACGTGGCTGTGTTTACTACGTTGGAGACAACACGCCTAACATGTCTTATGATCAGCTTGCGGCGAGATTTCTTGAATCTTCCGGTTTCGAACTTTCCTATCGTAAAGGGAAAATTCCGTTTTGGCTCTTTTATTGTGGCGTCATACTGCTGTACTACGTCACCATCCTGATTAACATGTTTGGaagaatttttggaaaaactgTGAAG GAACCGGTCAGTCCAACGTATTTGAAGACGGCGTGCGTTCCTTTCACTTTCTCTCACAAAAAGTTCAGCAAACGCTTCTATTACCAGCCGTTGCTATCGTGGAAGGAATCTTTTCTCCTAACTCAGATGGAAGTCGAAAGCATTTACAACCAACTGATGGAAGAAgaatcaaatgaaaaataa
- the LOC143449763 gene encoding 3 beta-hydroxysteroid dehydrogenase type 7-like isoform X3, with amino-acid sequence MLITLEPSSKSKKSCVQTFELHAAANISVEWMVVDITRREILYTVLEDVDVVIHLEEVVDYEGQVTAEKMWRVNVQAVSNLLEVCCQKNVRHLVYTSSVRAIGPNSNREPMHFGNEKTHYEIDHVTEYGYTKYKAEKLVLSASGRRLQNSKHFHTCSLRLPTIYGGLDDPIILQVIYRHHKSKVIFTPCDPNHAQVHMRIENAAWAHVLAAKAIQENPYFLRGCVYYVGDNTPNMSYDQLAARFLESSGFELSYRKGKIPFWLFYCGVILLYYVTILINMFGRIFGKTVKEPVSPTYLKTACVPFTFSHKKFSKRFYYQPLLSWKESFLLTQMEVESIYNQLMEEESNEK; translated from the exons ATGTTGATTACACTGGAACCATCCTCGAAGAGCAAAAAGTCTTGTGTGCAG ACTTTTGAACTACATGCAGCTGCCAATATCAGCGTGGAGTGGATGGTGGTGGACATAACAAGGAGAGAAATTTTGTACACAGTACTCGAAGATGTCGATGTGGTGATTCACTTAGAAGAAGTGGTAGATTATGAAGGTCAGGTTACAGCTGAAAAGATGTGGCGAGTTAATGTTCAAG CTGTTAGCAATCTACTGGAGGTTTGTTGCCAGAAAAACGTTAGACATTTAGTCTACACCAGCTCCGTCAGGGCGATCGGACCGAATTCCAACCGAGAACCTATGCACTTTGGAAACGAGAAAACGCATTACGAGATCGATCACGTAACCGAGTATGGGTACACCAAGTACAAAGCCGAGAAACTTGTGCTGAGTGCAAGCGGCCGGCGTCTGCAGAACTCTAAG CATTTCCATACTTGTTCCTTAAGGCTACCTACCATTTATGGTGGCCTCGATGATCCAATCATATTGCAGGTAATCTATAGACATCACaaaagtaaagttatttttacacCTTGTGACCCGAACCACGCGCAAGTTCATATGCGGATCGAGAACGCAGCCTGGGCGCACGTGTTGGCAGCAAAAGCAATTCAG GAGAACCCATACTTTCTACGTGGCTGTGTTTACTACGTTGGAGACAACACGCCTAACATGTCTTATGATCAGCTTGCGGCGAGATTTCTTGAATCTTCCGGTTTCGAACTTTCCTATCGTAAAGGGAAAATTCCGTTTTGGCTCTTTTATTGTGGCGTCATACTGCTGTACTACGTCACCATCCTGATTAACATGTTTGGaagaatttttggaaaaactgTGAAG GAACCGGTCAGTCCAACGTATTTGAAGACGGCGTGCGTTCCTTTCACTTTCTCTCACAAAAAGTTCAGCAAACGCTTCTATTACCAGCCGTTGCTATCGTGGAAGGAATCTTTTCTCCTAACTCAGATGGAAGTCGAAAGCATTTACAACCAACTGATGGAAGAAgaatcaaatgaaaaataa
- the LOC143449763 gene encoding NADPH-dependent 3-keto-steroid reductase Hsd3b5-like isoform X1: MTLYMKRYLVVGAGGRLGRSFIEVLCKNNIDCVTDLRLLYVDYTGTILEEQKVLCAAANISVEWMVVDITRREILYTVLEDVDVVIHLEEVVDYEGQVTAEKMWRVNVQAVSNLLEVCCQKNVRHLVYTSSVRAIGPNSNREPMHFGNEKTHYEIDHVTEYGYTKYKAEKLVLSASGRRLQNSKHFHTCSLRLPTIYGGLDDPIILQVIYRHHKSKVIFTPCDPNHAQVHMRIENAAWAHVLAAKAIQENPYFLRGCVYYVGDNTPNMSYDQLAARFLESSGFELSYRKGKIPFWLFYCGVILLYYVTILINMFGRIFGKTVKEPVSPTYLKTACVPFTFSHKKFSKRFYYQPLLSWKESFLLTQMEVESIYNQLMEEESNEK, from the exons ATGACCTTGTACATGAAAAGATACCTGGTTGTTGGGGCAGGAGGGCGACTGGGCAGGAGTTTTATTGAAGTgttatgcaaaaataacatCGATTGCGTCACCGATTTGAGACTATTGTATGTTGATTACACTGGAACCATCCTCGAAGAGCAAAAAGTCTTGTGTGCAG CTGCCAATATCAGCGTGGAGTGGATGGTGGTGGACATAACAAGGAGAGAAATTTTGTACACAGTACTCGAAGATGTCGATGTGGTGATTCACTTAGAAGAAGTGGTAGATTATGAAGGTCAGGTTACAGCTGAAAAGATGTGGCGAGTTAATGTTCAAG CTGTTAGCAATCTACTGGAGGTTTGTTGCCAGAAAAACGTTAGACATTTAGTCTACACCAGCTCCGTCAGGGCGATCGGACCGAATTCCAACCGAGAACCTATGCACTTTGGAAACGAGAAAACGCATTACGAGATCGATCACGTAACCGAGTATGGGTACACCAAGTACAAAGCCGAGAAACTTGTGCTGAGTGCAAGCGGCCGGCGTCTGCAGAACTCTAAG CATTTCCATACTTGTTCCTTAAGGCTACCTACCATTTATGGTGGCCTCGATGATCCAATCATATTGCAGGTAATCTATAGACATCACaaaagtaaagttatttttacacCTTGTGACCCGAACCACGCGCAAGTTCATATGCGGATCGAGAACGCAGCCTGGGCGCACGTGTTGGCAGCAAAAGCAATTCAG GAGAACCCATACTTTCTACGTGGCTGTGTTTACTACGTTGGAGACAACACGCCTAACATGTCTTATGATCAGCTTGCGGCGAGATTTCTTGAATCTTCCGGTTTCGAACTTTCCTATCGTAAAGGGAAAATTCCGTTTTGGCTCTTTTATTGTGGCGTCATACTGCTGTACTACGTCACCATCCTGATTAACATGTTTGGaagaatttttggaaaaactgTGAAG GAACCGGTCAGTCCAACGTATTTGAAGACGGCGTGCGTTCCTTTCACTTTCTCTCACAAAAAGTTCAGCAAACGCTTCTATTACCAGCCGTTGCTATCGTGGAAGGAATCTTTTCTCCTAACTCAGATGGAAGTCGAAAGCATTTACAACCAACTGATGGAAGAAgaatcaaatgaaaaataa
- the LOC143449349 gene encoding uncharacterized protein LOC143449349 isoform X1, which translates to MFLEYMLFMLLHGVITNAQDQAFNDSENHQSFHSQEASNNLTSKINQCQFVRGHRFSSQAKKLECCKSTVEEFERSWANFYFPLTSYLDTLRTWNCPQFKEECQRRLFAFTSFTVTVYEHFCNYEGYIERCFKEVKNIVKLAEERDQPRLAAMTPVTPQNLVTSSPVKSKPTNSSNIRPQWNVLIKKIQITHFSLDELLAACMQMAQYEVTGKQGDNFYEISSVSVPFCDVRWQGFSGDSLRKYPISRWTTFSTECRVSIGFIMAVCVILSIAITFVNVMVIIVLLRMSDHNRNSYVIFRLSLAIADLIVGVIVLPTCIYNLERLTMEPLEPEKLIRGADKFEIHLAHGYLQFVGFVTAVSLFVSLYTLTAAGCDRLVAIYRPLTYYKAQTKKVALWASIVAWLLAATFASLPLYVSFLRVRIILWFMVTIVGRLALILLPVAFGIPLLALWVLSIATSRASKRLSRFRKELSTDAENRARLMEVRITRTLALMVGVFSLSVLPVFVLLIISNFFPTLLLQLPRQVNINSAAAFLDVEFVSAIFLLSNSLWNFFIYNHRNVDFQNDVKYLLRSALSKTGIPSCCDATILCFQRLAYQGRRRLSSLPTLPLYNPRKKSSSTDVTGAPSAAEMSISDQPSVFHSPVDRRRNQTENKVSSMKLDDSVFNSVVIDIGANRMLESVMEKIDEEILPNFS; encoded by the exons ATGTTCTTGGAATACATGTTGTTTATGCTGCTGCATGGTGTTATTACAAATGCACAGGATCAAGCATTCAATGATTCCGAAAATCACCAGTCGTTTCATAGTCAAGAGGCCAGTAACAATCTAACTTCGAAGATAAACCAGTGTCAATTTGTCCGTGGACATCGATTCAGTAGTCAAGCCAAGAAACTCGAATGCTGCAAAAGTACAGTTGAAGAATTCGAAAGGTCTTGGGCAAATTTTTACTTTCCCTTGACGAGTTATCTCGACACCTTAAGGACGTGGAACTGCCCACAGTTTAAGGAGGAATGCCAAAGACgactttttgcttttacttCTTTCACAGTGACTGTTTATGAACACTTTTGTAACTACGAGGGTTATATCGAACGTTGCTTTAAAGAAGTAAAAAACATCGTAAAATTAGCAGAAGAACGTGATCAGCCAAGACTTGCAGCGATGACACCGGTAACGCCTCAGAATCTAGTGACCTCATCTCCTGTTAAAAGCAAACCTACCAACAGCAGCAACATTCGACCACAATGGAACGTCCTTATTAAAAAAATCCAAATAACTCATTTCAGTTTAGATGAACTTCTGGCTGCTTGCATGCAGATGGCTCAATATGAAGTCACAGGAAAACAAGGCGACAACTTCTATGAAATATCCAGTGTTTCTGTTCCATTTTGTGACGTGAGGTGGCAAGGATTTAGTGGCGACTCTCTAAGAAAATATCCAATATCAAGGTGGACCACCTTTTCAACAGA gTGTCGTGTCAGCATTGGCTTCATCATGGCTGTTTGCGTCATCCTGTCAATAGCGATAACCTTCGTCAATGTCATGGTGATCATTGTTCTGCTGAGAATGTCGGATCATAATAGGAACAGCTACGTAATTTTCAGGTTATCTTTGGCGATCGCCGATCTGATTGTTGGCGTCATAGTGCTGCCCACTTGCATATACAACTTGGAAAGACTAACAATGGAACCGCTGGAACCTGAAAAGTTAATCAGAGGGGCCGACAAATTCGAAATCCACTTAGCGCACGGCTACCTTCAATTTGTGGGATTTGTCACCGCAGTGTCGCTTTTCGTTTCACTTTACACGCTTACTGCAGCTGGCTGTGATAGGCTAGTCGCCATATACCGACCTTTGACCTACTACAAGGCCCAGactaaaaaagttgctttaTGGGCCAGTATTGTCGCCTGGCTATTGGCAGCAACTTTTGCAAGTTTGCCGCTCTATGTTTCGTTCTTGCGAGTCCGCATTATACTTTGGTTTATGGTCACAATCGTTGGCAGGCTTGCTCTGATTTTGCTCCCGGTTGCTTTTGGTATCCCCTTACTGGCCCTGTGGGTTTTAAGCATTGCTACCTCCCGTGCCAGCAAAAGGCTTTCCCGGTTTCGAAAAGAGCTTTCCACGGACGCCGAGAATCGCGCTCGACTGATGGAAGTTAGAATTACGCGGACCCTAGCATTGATGGTCGGGGTATTTTCGCTCAGTGTGTTGCCTGTCTTTGTCCTTTTGATTATCTCTAACTTTTTCCCTACCTTACTGCTTCAGTTGCCTCGCCAGGTCAATATCAATTCGGCCGCCGCCTTCTTAGACGTTGAGTTTGTTTCCGCTATCTTCCTATTGTCTAACAGCCTTTGGAATTTCTTCATATACAACCACAGAAACGTCGATTTTCAAAATGACGTAAAATACCTCCTAAGGAGTGCATTAAGTAAGACCGGGATACCTTCTTGTTGCGATGCGACCATCTTGTGTTTCCAGAGGCTCGCCTACCAAGGCAGAAGACGGCTGTCGTCGCTCCCGACCCTGCCGTTGTACAACCCAAGAAAAAAGAGCTCAAGCACCGACGTGACTGGCGCACCTTCTGCAGCTGAGATGTCCATATCGGACCAGCCCAGCGTCTTCCACTCTCCTGTAGATAGGAGAAGAAACCAGACTGAAAACAAAGTCTCTTCCATGAAGTTGGACGATTCTGTTTTTAACTCGGTGGTGATTGACATCGGAGCTAACAGGATGTTGGAGTCTGTGATGGAAAAAATTGATGAGGAAATTCTTCCGAATTTTAGTTGA
- the LOC143449763 gene encoding 3 beta-hydroxysteroid dehydrogenase type 7-like isoform X5, which yields MVVDITRREILYTVLEDVDVVIHLEEVVDYEGQVTAEKMWRVNVQAVSNLLEVCCQKNVRHLVYTSSVRAIGPNSNREPMHFGNEKTHYEIDHVTEYGYTKYKAEKLVLSASGRRLQNSKHFHTCSLRLPTIYGGLDDPIILQVIYRHHKSKVIFTPCDPNHAQVHMRIENAAWAHVLAAKAIQENPYFLRGCVYYVGDNTPNMSYDQLAARFLESSGFELSYRKGKIPFWLFYCGVILLYYVTILINMFGRIFGKTVKEPVSPTYLKTACVPFTFSHKKFSKRFYYQPLLSWKESFLLTQMEVESIYNQLMEEESNEK from the exons ATGGTGGTGGACATAACAAGGAGAGAAATTTTGTACACAGTACTCGAAGATGTCGATGTGGTGATTCACTTAGAAGAAGTGGTAGATTATGAAGGTCAGGTTACAGCTGAAAAGATGTGGCGAGTTAATGTTCAAG CTGTTAGCAATCTACTGGAGGTTTGTTGCCAGAAAAACGTTAGACATTTAGTCTACACCAGCTCCGTCAGGGCGATCGGACCGAATTCCAACCGAGAACCTATGCACTTTGGAAACGAGAAAACGCATTACGAGATCGATCACGTAACCGAGTATGGGTACACCAAGTACAAAGCCGAGAAACTTGTGCTGAGTGCAAGCGGCCGGCGTCTGCAGAACTCTAAG CATTTCCATACTTGTTCCTTAAGGCTACCTACCATTTATGGTGGCCTCGATGATCCAATCATATTGCAGGTAATCTATAGACATCACaaaagtaaagttatttttacacCTTGTGACCCGAACCACGCGCAAGTTCATATGCGGATCGAGAACGCAGCCTGGGCGCACGTGTTGGCAGCAAAAGCAATTCAG GAGAACCCATACTTTCTACGTGGCTGTGTTTACTACGTTGGAGACAACACGCCTAACATGTCTTATGATCAGCTTGCGGCGAGATTTCTTGAATCTTCCGGTTTCGAACTTTCCTATCGTAAAGGGAAAATTCCGTTTTGGCTCTTTTATTGTGGCGTCATACTGCTGTACTACGTCACCATCCTGATTAACATGTTTGGaagaatttttggaaaaactgTGAAG GAACCGGTCAGTCCAACGTATTTGAAGACGGCGTGCGTTCCTTTCACTTTCTCTCACAAAAAGTTCAGCAAACGCTTCTATTACCAGCCGTTGCTATCGTGGAAGGAATCTTTTCTCCTAACTCAGATGGAAGTCGAAAGCATTTACAACCAACTGATGGAAGAAgaatcaaatgaaaaataa
- the LOC143450758 gene encoding 3 beta-hydroxysteroid dehydrogenase type 7-like: protein MAKKRYLVTGAAGRLGTKFVEIVCQKNIDDVTDLRLLDLNFSEAVKRKQKEACTEANINLEWIVGSVTDRKILRSALQDVDVVVHMASIIDFRDELPRSKLWDINVQGTKNLIEECCQCNVSSFVTTSSSESVGPNTYRDPMYDGNEDTPYRLKHMMYYGETKYEAEKLVLASNGRKLNNGKSLTTCSLRPGGIYGGADDPVLTQVITANIKKRVLRSPSAPSHLHTRILIDNAAWCHVLAARQIQANAAVIGGNAYFIGDNTPNLSYLRLNHIFLEPYGFNMHHREPFLPYWLMYSILIVMYYIFCMMRGLGFDVQVPFSPRAMKVLCSCFTFTHDKFKKHFNYKPLKSWEESLKETRKYVGIIVKNTEASS, encoded by the exons atggcaaaaaaGCGATACTTGGTGACAGGGGCGGCTGGAAGACTTGGAACGAAATTTGTTGAGATAGTTTGTCAGAAAAATATCGATGACGTCACCGATTTAAGGTTGTTGGATCTAAATTTCAGCGAAGCAGTCAAGCGTAAACAGAAAGAGGCGTGCACAG AAGCCAACATCAACCTGGAATGGATTGTAGGAAGCGTTACAGATCGCAAGATTTTACGTTCGGCCTTGCAAGATGTCGATGTGGTCGTTCACATGGCGTCCATCATTGACTTCCGAGATGAGCTTCCACGAAGCAAGCTGTGGGACATCAACGTCCAAG GTACAAAGAATCTGATTGAAGAATGCTGTCAATGCAACGTCTCGTCCTTTGTCACCACCAGTTCGTCAGAGAGCGTGGGTCCGAATACCTACCGCGACCCCATGTACGATGGAAACGAAGACACGCCTTACAGGTTGAAGCACATGATGTACTATGGCGAGACCAAGTACGAAGCGGAGAAACTAGTGCTGGCATCAAACGGCAGAAAACTAAACAACGGAAAG AGCCTTACAACTTGCTCCCTGCGTCCTGGTGGGATTTATGGAGGAGCAGATGATCCAGTTTTGACACAAGTTATCACTGCAAACATCAAAAAAAGGGTTCTGCGATCTCCAAGTGCCCCTTCTCATCTTCATACCAGGATCTTAATCGACAATGCTGCCTGGTGTCACGTGTTAGCGGCTCGGCAAATTcag GCGAACGCAGCAGTGATAGGAGGCAACGCTTATTTTATAGGTGACAACACTCCAAATCTTTCATACTTACGCTTGAACCATATCTTTCTGGAGCCGTACGGTTTCAATATGCATCACAGAGAACCATTTTTGCCATACTGGCTTATGTACTCTATTCTTATTGTGATGTATTACATCTTCTGTATGATGCGAGGCTTAGGATTTGATGTCCAG GTTCCATTTAGTCCCAGGGCCATGAAGGTTCTATGTTCTTGTTTTACCTTTACTCACGATAAGTTTAAGAAACATTTCAACTACAAGCCCTTGAAATCGTGGGAAGAATCGTTGAAAGAAACCCGGAAGTACGTGGGAATCATCGTGAAGAACACTGAAGCTTCCTCTTAA
- the LOC143449349 gene encoding uncharacterized protein LOC143449349 isoform X2, with protein sequence MFLEYMLFMLLHGVITNAQDQAFNDSENHQSFHSQEASNNLTSKINQCQFVRGHRFSSQAKKLECCKSTVEEFERSWANFYFPLTSYLDTLRTWNCPQFKEECQRRLFAFTSFTVTVYEHFCNYEGYIERCFKEVKNIVKLAEERDQPRLAAMTPVTPQNLVTSSPVKSKPTNSSNIRPQWNVLIKKIQITHFSLDELLAACMQMAQYEVTGKQGDNFYEISSVSVPFCDVRWQGFSGDSLRKYPISRWTTFSTECRVSIGFIMAVCVILSIAITFVNVMVIIVLLRMSDHNRNSYVIFRLSLAIADLIVGVIVLPTCIYNLERLTMEPLEPEKLIRGADKFEIHLAHGYLQFVGFVTAVSLFVSLYTLTAAGCDRLVAIYRPLTYYKAQTKKVALWASIVAWLLAATFASLPLYVSFLRVRIILWFMVTIVGRLALILLPVAFGIPLLALWVLSIATSRASKRLSRFRKELSTDAENRARLMEVRITRTLALMLPRQVNINSAAAFLDVEFVSAIFLLSNSLWNFFIYNHRNVDFQNDVKYLLRSALSKTGIPSCCDATILCFQRLAYQGRRRLSSLPTLPLYNPRKKSSSTDVTGAPSAAEMSISDQPSVFHSPVDRRRNQTENKVSSMKLDDSVFNSVVIDIGANRMLESVMEKIDEEILPNFS encoded by the exons ATGTTCTTGGAATACATGTTGTTTATGCTGCTGCATGGTGTTATTACAAATGCACAGGATCAAGCATTCAATGATTCCGAAAATCACCAGTCGTTTCATAGTCAAGAGGCCAGTAACAATCTAACTTCGAAGATAAACCAGTGTCAATTTGTCCGTGGACATCGATTCAGTAGTCAAGCCAAGAAACTCGAATGCTGCAAAAGTACAGTTGAAGAATTCGAAAGGTCTTGGGCAAATTTTTACTTTCCCTTGACGAGTTATCTCGACACCTTAAGGACGTGGAACTGCCCACAGTTTAAGGAGGAATGCCAAAGACgactttttgcttttacttCTTTCACAGTGACTGTTTATGAACACTTTTGTAACTACGAGGGTTATATCGAACGTTGCTTTAAAGAAGTAAAAAACATCGTAAAATTAGCAGAAGAACGTGATCAGCCAAGACTTGCAGCGATGACACCGGTAACGCCTCAGAATCTAGTGACCTCATCTCCTGTTAAAAGCAAACCTACCAACAGCAGCAACATTCGACCACAATGGAACGTCCTTATTAAAAAAATCCAAATAACTCATTTCAGTTTAGATGAACTTCTGGCTGCTTGCATGCAGATGGCTCAATATGAAGTCACAGGAAAACAAGGCGACAACTTCTATGAAATATCCAGTGTTTCTGTTCCATTTTGTGACGTGAGGTGGCAAGGATTTAGTGGCGACTCTCTAAGAAAATATCCAATATCAAGGTGGACCACCTTTTCAACAGA gTGTCGTGTCAGCATTGGCTTCATCATGGCTGTTTGCGTCATCCTGTCAATAGCGATAACCTTCGTCAATGTCATGGTGATCATTGTTCTGCTGAGAATGTCGGATCATAATAGGAACAGCTACGTAATTTTCAGGTTATCTTTGGCGATCGCCGATCTGATTGTTGGCGTCATAGTGCTGCCCACTTGCATATACAACTTGGAAAGACTAACAATGGAACCGCTGGAACCTGAAAAGTTAATCAGAGGGGCCGACAAATTCGAAATCCACTTAGCGCACGGCTACCTTCAATTTGTGGGATTTGTCACCGCAGTGTCGCTTTTCGTTTCACTTTACACGCTTACTGCAGCTGGCTGTGATAGGCTAGTCGCCATATACCGACCTTTGACCTACTACAAGGCCCAGactaaaaaagttgctttaTGGGCCAGTATTGTCGCCTGGCTATTGGCAGCAACTTTTGCAAGTTTGCCGCTCTATGTTTCGTTCTTGCGAGTCCGCATTATACTTTGGTTTATGGTCACAATCGTTGGCAGGCTTGCTCTGATTTTGCTCCCGGTTGCTTTTGGTATCCCCTTACTGGCCCTGTGGGTTTTAAGCATTGCTACCTCCCGTGCCAGCAAAAGGCTTTCCCGGTTTCGAAAAGAGCTTTCCACGGACGCCGAGAATCGCGCTCGACTGATGGAAGTTAGAATTACGCGGACCCTAGCATTGATG TTGCCTCGCCAGGTCAATATCAATTCGGCCGCCGCCTTCTTAGACGTTGAGTTTGTTTCCGCTATCTTCCTATTGTCTAACAGCCTTTGGAATTTCTTCATATACAACCACAGAAACGTCGATTTTCAAAATGACGTAAAATACCTCCTAAGGAGTGCATTAAGTAAGACCGGGATACCTTCTTGTTGCGATGCGACCATCTTGTGTTTCCAGAGGCTCGCCTACCAAGGCAGAAGACGGCTGTCGTCGCTCCCGACCCTGCCGTTGTACAACCCAAGAAAAAAGAGCTCAAGCACCGACGTGACTGGCGCACCTTCTGCAGCTGAGATGTCCATATCGGACCAGCCCAGCGTCTTCCACTCTCCTGTAGATAGGAGAAGAAACCAGACTGAAAACAAAGTCTCTTCCATGAAGTTGGACGATTCTGTTTTTAACTCGGTGGTGATTGACATCGGAGCTAACAGGATGTTGGAGTCTGTGATGGAAAAAATTGATGAGGAAATTCTTCCGAATTTTAGTTGA